The Georgenia sp. TF02-10 genome window below encodes:
- a CDS encoding ATP-binding protein — translation MGGPAPAVAAARSAVAAALADLPPGSRVLVACSGGPDSLALAAATAFHARRAGLLAGAVVVDHGLRPDSATAAARAAAACRELGLEPVEVRRVHVGGRGPDGGGGGRRDDDAGSGGGREYDAGPGGRQERDAGPDGGQEPSGGPEAAARAARYAALTAAASDHGAAAVLLGHTLEDQAETVLLGLARGSGARSLAGMPPVRGIWRRPFLSLRRGQTEAVCRALGLIPEEDPTNLPDGPWRAADGSALRRAAVRAQALPALTAALGPGVVPALARTADQLRRDADLLEALAADLLAAATVPAPPDATPPTAVVLDLAPLAAAHPALRTRALHAAARQAGATPAALAAVHVGALDALVVGYHGQGRIPLPGGVGAERRCGRLYLGPAAGR, via the coding sequence ATGGGCGGCCCGGCGCCCGCCGTCGCCGCCGCCCGCAGCGCGGTGGCCGCCGCGCTGGCGGACCTCCCGCCCGGCAGCCGGGTCCTCGTGGCCTGCTCGGGCGGCCCCGACTCCCTCGCCCTGGCCGCGGCGACGGCGTTCCACGCCCGCCGGGCCGGCCTGCTCGCCGGCGCGGTCGTCGTGGACCACGGGCTGCGGCCGGACTCGGCGACGGCGGCCGCCCGGGCCGCGGCGGCCTGCCGGGAGCTGGGCCTGGAGCCGGTCGAGGTGCGCCGCGTCCACGTCGGCGGGCGGGGGCCCGACGGCGGCGGGGGTGGTCGGCGGGACGACGACGCCGGCTCCGGCGGCGGGCGGGAGTACGACGCCGGCCCCGGCGGCAGGCAGGAGCGCGACGCCGGCCCCGACGGCGGGCAGGAGCCGAGCGGCGGTCCCGAGGCTGCCGCCCGGGCCGCCCGCTACGCCGCGCTGACCGCCGCGGCGAGCGACCACGGCGCCGCCGCCGTCCTGCTCGGGCACACCCTGGAGGACCAGGCCGAGACCGTCCTGCTCGGGCTGGCCCGTGGTTCGGGCGCCCGGTCCCTCGCCGGGATGCCGCCGGTCCGGGGCATCTGGCGCCGCCCCTTTCTCAGCCTGCGCCGCGGCCAGACCGAGGCGGTGTGCCGCGCCCTCGGACTCATCCCGGAAGAAGACCCGACCAACCTGCCGGACGGGCCCTGGCGAGCCGCCGACGGCTCTGCGCTGCGCCGCGCCGCCGTGCGGGCCCAGGCGCTGCCCGCCCTGACCGCCGCCCTGGGGCCCGGCGTCGTCCCGGCTCTGGCCCGCACCGCCGACCAGCTCCGGCGCGACGCCGACCTCCTCGAGGCCCTGGCCGCGGACCTGCTGGCGGCCGCCACCGTCCCCGCACCGCCCGACGCCACCCCACCGACCGCCGTCGTGCTGGACCTCGCCCCGCTGGCCGCGGCCCACCCGGCGCTGCGCACCCGCGCCCTGCACGCCGCCGCCCGGCAGGCCGGCGCCACCCCCGCGGCGCTCGCCGCGGTGCACGTCGGCGCCCTGGACGCCCTGGTCGTCGGCTACCACGGCCAGGGCCGTATCCCGCTGCCCGGCGGGGTCGGGGCCGAGCGGCGGTGTGGCAGGCTTTACCTCGGCCCGGCCGCGGGCCGATGA
- a CDS encoding zinc-dependent metalloprotease, with protein MSAAVDWEVAARRAARLAPPGPRGSRAELQAVTGMLRGSAAEAPSHVAEVTGLHSAARAAAAAPVYVVDRPRWAQANVEMFAHLTGDLLPEVPGPAAARVAGEEMGVVLALLAPRVLGQFDPFTPTAPRPGRLVLVAPNVLRVERDLDLDAMDFRLWVCLHEQTHAVQFAAAPWLAEHLAGRMRALVGGVSGADDGGDRVVRAVRAVAQTVGSVLGGPAAPGQELGGALVEAFLSEAERAAMAEVVAVMSLLEGHADVVMDAVGPAYLPSVRRIRASFEKRRDGTSLPDILLRRLLGMDAKVAQYRNGARFVRDVVGLLGHAGLNAVWTAPEHLPTPEEIAEPASWVRRVHG; from the coding sequence ATGAGCGCCGCCGTCGACTGGGAGGTCGCGGCCCGCCGCGCCGCCCGCCTCGCCCCGCCCGGTCCGCGCGGGTCCCGCGCCGAGCTGCAGGCCGTGACCGGGATGCTGCGGGGCTCGGCGGCGGAGGCGCCGTCGCACGTGGCCGAGGTGACCGGTCTGCACAGTGCGGCCAGGGCCGCCGCCGCGGCCCCGGTGTACGTGGTCGACCGGCCCCGCTGGGCCCAGGCCAACGTGGAGATGTTCGCCCACCTCACCGGCGACCTGCTGCCCGAGGTGCCCGGCCCGGCCGCGGCCCGGGTCGCTGGGGAGGAGATGGGCGTCGTCCTCGCGCTGCTCGCCCCCCGCGTGCTGGGCCAGTTCGACCCCTTCACCCCCACCGCCCCGCGGCCCGGCCGGCTCGTCCTCGTCGCCCCCAACGTGCTCAGGGTCGAGCGCGACCTCGACCTCGACGCCATGGACTTCCGGCTCTGGGTGTGCCTGCACGAGCAGACCCACGCCGTGCAGTTCGCCGCCGCCCCCTGGCTCGCCGAGCACCTCGCCGGCCGGATGCGGGCCCTGGTCGGCGGGGTGTCCGGCGCCGACGACGGCGGGGACCGGGTCGTCCGCGCGGTGCGGGCGGTGGCGCAGACGGTCGGGTCCGTCCTCGGCGGTCCGGCCGCCCCCGGCCAGGAGCTGGGCGGGGCGCTCGTGGAGGCCTTCCTCAGCGAGGCCGAGCGGGCCGCGATGGCCGAGGTCGTCGCCGTGATGAGCCTGCTCGAGGGGCACGCCGACGTGGTCATGGACGCCGTCGGGCCCGCGTACCTGCCCTCGGTGCGGCGCATCCGGGCCTCCTTCGAGAAGCGCCGCGACGGCACCTCCCTCCCCGACATCCTGCTGCGCCGGCTGCTCGGCATGGACGCCAAGGTCGCCCAGTACCGCAACGGCGCCCGGTTCGTCCGCGACGTCGTCGGGCTCCTCGGGCACGCCGGCCTCAACGCCGTCTGGACCGCCCCCGAGCACCTGCCAACCCCGGAGGAGATCGCCGAGCCCGCCAGCTGGGTGCGGCGCGTGCACGGCTGA
- a CDS encoding D-alanyl-D-alanine carboxypeptidase/D-alanyl-D-alanine-endopeptidase has product MGRRGTIAALAVVALLGGYGTADAADVVPGVLTTEPAPADPVPFPGLALPGPLQAPEVAGADPEAPAPTTAGLEQAVAALQEDPRVTGSVGVVVADGLTGETLLAQDPGTARTPASTLKLLTAAAALDALGPARTLTTRVVQPEPDQVVLVGGGDVLLAAGAGDGAAVNGRAGLADLAADTAAALTDQGTTSVRVSLDDSLFTGPTLAPGWGGADLNYVMPIQALAVDAGRTSAGYPEDPALDAAEAFTAALGAAGVTVSGPVSRTTGFAGSAGDAASEAEGTGGTDAADGAGERAADGEGERAADGEGEREADGAGARAADAESEPAADGAPTIATAESAPVGAVVRYALKESENSVTEVLARLVAVERGLPADFAGAVAAVQAQLSDLGVDLAGADLRDTSGLDMAGRVPPRALADVLTLAATGGTAHGGTPDGGSGTAESDGGAPTLAGLLPGLPVGGLDGTLGRRLTGEEAGRVRAKTGTLTVASALAGTVVTADGRLLVFAALADGLQVGTTHGARAALDDFAATLAGCGCGSG; this is encoded by the coding sequence GTGGGTCGACGCGGGACGATCGCCGCCCTCGCCGTCGTCGCGCTACTCGGCGGTTACGGCACGGCCGACGCGGCCGACGTCGTCCCCGGGGTGCTCACCACCGAGCCCGCGCCGGCCGACCCCGTACCCTTCCCGGGCCTCGCGCTCCCCGGTCCGCTCCAGGCGCCCGAGGTAGCCGGCGCCGACCCCGAGGCGCCCGCGCCCACCACCGCCGGCCTCGAGCAGGCGGTCGCTGCCCTGCAGGAGGACCCGCGGGTCACCGGCAGCGTCGGCGTCGTCGTCGCCGACGGACTGACCGGGGAGACCCTGCTGGCCCAGGACCCCGGCACCGCGCGCACCCCGGCCTCCACGCTGAAGCTGCTCACCGCCGCCGCCGCCCTGGACGCCCTGGGCCCGGCCCGGACGCTGACCACCCGGGTCGTCCAGCCCGAGCCCGACCAGGTCGTCCTCGTCGGCGGCGGGGACGTGCTGCTCGCCGCCGGCGCCGGCGACGGCGCCGCGGTCAACGGCCGGGCCGGGCTCGCCGACCTCGCCGCCGACACCGCCGCCGCCCTCACCGACCAGGGCACCACGAGCGTGCGCGTGAGCCTGGACGACTCCCTCTTCACCGGGCCCACCCTCGCCCCGGGCTGGGGCGGCGCGGACCTGAACTACGTCATGCCCATCCAGGCCCTCGCGGTCGATGCCGGCCGCACCTCGGCGGGCTACCCGGAGGATCCCGCGCTCGACGCCGCCGAGGCCTTCACCGCCGCGCTCGGCGCCGCCGGCGTCACGGTCAGCGGGCCGGTGTCCCGCACCACCGGCTTCGCCGGCAGCGCCGGTGACGCGGCGAGCGAGGCCGAGGGAACGGGCGGGACGGATGCGGCCGACGGCGCTGGTGAGCGTGCGGCCGACGGCGAGGGTGAGCGTGCGGCCGACGGCGAGGGTGAGCGTGAAGCCGACGGCGCGGGCGCGCGTGCGGCCGACGCCGAGAGCGAGCCGGCGGCCGACGGCGCCCCCACCATCGCCACCGCGGAGTCCGCACCCGTCGGTGCCGTCGTCCGGTACGCGCTGAAGGAGTCGGAGAACTCCGTGACCGAGGTCCTGGCCCGGCTCGTCGCGGTGGAGCGCGGCCTGCCCGCGGACTTCGCGGGCGCCGTCGCCGCCGTGCAGGCCCAGCTCAGCGACCTGGGGGTGGACCTGGCCGGCGCGGACCTGCGCGACACCAGCGGCCTGGACATGGCCGGCCGGGTCCCGCCGCGGGCCCTCGCCGACGTCCTGACCCTGGCGGCCACCGGCGGGACGGCTCACGGCGGGACACCCGACGGCGGGTCGGGCACCGCCGAGTCCGACGGCGGCGCCCCCACCCTGGCCGGCCTGCTGCCCGGCCTGCCGGTCGGCGGGCTGGACGGCACGCTGGGGCGCCGGCTGACCGGCGAGGAGGCCGGCCGGGTGCGCGCCAAGACCGGCACCCTGACCGTCGCCTCGGCGCTCGCCGGGACAGTGGTGACCGCCGACGGGCGCCTCCTCGTCTTCGCGGCGCTCGCCGACGGCCTGCAGGTCGGCACCACCCACGGGGCGCGGGCCGCGCTGGACGACTTCGCCGCCACGCTCGCCGGGTGCGGCTGCGGCAGCGGCTAG
- a CDS encoding inorganic diphosphatase, producing the protein MEFDVTIEIPKGNRNKYEVDHETGRIRLDRMLFTSTRYPDDYGFIEETLGEDGDPLDALVLLEEPTFPGCLIRCRALGMFRMKDEAGGDDKVLCVPAADQRASWRTDIEDVSEFHRLEIQHFFEVYKDLEPGKSVEGAHWVGREEAEAEIRRSYARAEENGYNRHGAARPDEAITRDGDKEHADPTGAGDAGRPE; encoded by the coding sequence GTGGAGTTCGACGTCACGATCGAGATCCCCAAGGGGAACCGGAACAAGTACGAGGTGGACCACGAGACGGGGCGCATCCGGCTGGACCGGATGCTGTTCACCTCCACGCGCTACCCCGACGACTACGGCTTCATCGAGGAGACCCTGGGCGAGGACGGCGACCCGCTCGACGCGCTCGTCCTGCTGGAGGAGCCCACCTTCCCCGGCTGCCTGATCCGGTGCCGTGCGCTCGGCATGTTCCGGATGAAGGACGAGGCCGGCGGGGACGACAAGGTGCTGTGCGTGCCGGCTGCCGACCAGCGAGCCTCCTGGCGGACCGACATCGAGGACGTCAGTGAGTTTCATCGGCTGGAGATCCAGCACTTCTTCGAGGTCTACAAGGACCTCGAGCCGGGCAAGTCGGTCGAGGGCGCGCACTGGGTGGGCCGGGAGGAGGCCGAGGCCGAGATCCGCCGCTCCTACGCCCGCGCCGAGGAGAACGGGTACAACCGCCACGGTGCTGCCCGTCCGGACGAGGCCATCACCCGCGACGGCGACAAGGAGCACGCCGACCCGACCGGTGCGGGGGACGCCGGGCGGCCCGAGTAG
- a CDS encoding DUF559 domain-containing protein — translation MSALWVHGVTLADSGADVDVNFPAARRPRPRQYLRLHSDQLLPDEVVETAFGLVTTPARTAFDVARGSEVPAAVARLDALVRATRCTAQEIRSIAAAHPGVPGVRRVPTAIGLVDPGAESVRESMLRVVLTLAGLPRPVTQYVVRNANGAFVARVDMAWPEWRVIVEYDGKHHDDPRQIARDRARINALQLVGWTVVVVDRRQFADPETVVAIIQKVLRDAGAPC, via the coding sequence ATGAGTGCCCTGTGGGTGCACGGCGTCACCCTGGCCGACTCCGGCGCGGACGTGGACGTGAACTTCCCCGCCGCGCGACGTCCGCGCCCACGCCAGTACCTCCGGCTCCACAGCGACCAGCTGCTGCCCGACGAGGTCGTCGAGACCGCTTTCGGCCTCGTCACGACACCTGCTCGCACGGCCTTCGACGTCGCGCGCGGCTCCGAGGTCCCCGCCGCCGTCGCGAGGCTGGACGCGCTCGTCCGCGCCACCCGCTGCACAGCGCAGGAGATCCGGTCCATCGCCGCCGCGCACCCGGGCGTCCCGGGCGTCCGGCGCGTACCCACTGCCATCGGGCTCGTCGACCCTGGAGCGGAGTCTGTGCGGGAGTCGATGCTGCGGGTCGTCCTGACGCTCGCCGGTCTGCCGCGACCCGTGACCCAGTACGTCGTGCGCAACGCCAACGGTGCGTTCGTGGCCCGGGTGGACATGGCCTGGCCGGAGTGGCGCGTGATCGTGGAGTACGACGGGAAGCACCACGACGACCCCCGGCAGATTGCCCGGGACCGCGCCCGCATCAACGCGCTGCAGCTCGTCGGCTGGACGGTGGTGGTGGTCGACCGCAGGCAGTTCGCCGACCCGGAGACGGTGGTGGCCATCATCCAGAAGGTGCTGCGCGACGCCGGTGCTCCGTGCTGA
- a CDS encoding NlpC/P60 family protein — translation MRRTLASVAALAMAGTMAASTAHAAPSQDDVDASRAAEASTSEQIAGLEVQLAQVGAEVDEAAVTAQVANEAYLQSQADLDEATAAAKARQDEADAAAAELDLAREELGRIGAALYRDGAASVGGIGPYLSSASFSEAMARSTALGRLGDQTDSQVQRFKAMEQVASTLQERADAAVAEQQEATENLAAAATAAERAASAAQTQLARSTERRGDLIARLAVQRNTTVELEQQRQDALDAERRARLELVAQVEAVPEEPAADGDLAAGPTDLVVSAPLPSTPVTGDAAPAAPDSEPSPTPAAPAPSPTTPDPAPAPEPGPAPATEPAPAPEPEPAPAPAPAPAPAPVPAPAPVPAPAPVPAPAPAPAPEPAPAPAPAPAPAPAPAPEPAPAPAPPANASAGQAAIAWARTKIGIPYQWGGTGNPGYDCSGLTQGAYRAAGMSLPRSSKAQWSATARVSRGDLRPGDLIFWSNNGSASGIYHVAIYTGGNMRLHAPSPGKTVEEVPMYGTPLGYGRVA, via the coding sequence ATGAGGCGCACGCTGGCGTCGGTCGCGGCGCTCGCCATGGCCGGCACGATGGCTGCCTCCACGGCGCACGCCGCCCCCAGCCAGGATGACGTGGACGCGTCGCGGGCCGCCGAGGCCTCCACCTCCGAGCAGATCGCCGGCCTCGAGGTCCAGCTCGCCCAGGTCGGCGCCGAGGTGGACGAGGCGGCCGTGACCGCGCAGGTGGCGAACGAGGCCTACCTGCAGTCCCAGGCGGACCTGGACGAGGCGACGGCGGCGGCCAAGGCCCGCCAGGACGAGGCCGACGCCGCCGCCGCCGAGCTCGACCTCGCCCGTGAGGAGCTGGGCCGGATCGGTGCCGCGCTCTACCGCGACGGCGCGGCCAGCGTGGGCGGCATCGGCCCTTACCTCTCCTCGGCGAGCTTCTCCGAGGCCATGGCCCGGTCGACGGCGCTCGGCCGCCTTGGCGACCAGACCGACAGCCAGGTGCAGCGCTTCAAGGCGATGGAGCAGGTCGCCAGCACGCTGCAGGAGCGGGCCGACGCCGCCGTCGCCGAGCAGCAGGAGGCGACCGAGAACCTCGCGGCCGCCGCCACCGCGGCCGAGCGTGCGGCGTCCGCCGCGCAGACCCAGCTCGCCCGCTCGACCGAGCGCCGCGGCGACCTGATCGCCCGGCTCGCGGTGCAGCGCAACACCACTGTCGAGCTCGAGCAGCAGCGCCAGGACGCGCTCGACGCCGAGCGCCGGGCCCGCCTGGAGCTCGTCGCGCAGGTCGAGGCCGTGCCGGAGGAGCCGGCGGCCGACGGCGATCTGGCCGCTGGTCCGACGGACCTGGTCGTCTCCGCACCGCTGCCGTCCACCCCGGTCACGGGTGACGCTGCCCCGGCGGCCCCGGACTCGGAGCCGAGCCCGACGCCGGCCGCCCCGGCGCCTTCGCCCACCACGCCTGATCCCGCGCCGGCACCGGAGCCCGGGCCTGCTCCGGCGACCGAGCCCGCGCCGGCACCCGAGCCCGAACCGGCACCAGCCCCGGCGCCCGCCCCCGCACCGGCACCCGTCCCCGCACCGGCACCCGTCCCCGCACCGGCACCCGTCCCCGCACCGGCACCGGCACCGGCACCAGAGCCCGCCCCGGCACCGGCTCCCGCTCCCGCTCCCGCCCCCGCACCGGCACCGGAGCCCGCACCCGCGCCGGCACCTCCCGCCAACGCCAGCGCCGGACAGGCAGCGATCGCCTGGGCGCGGACGAAGATCGGCATCCCCTACCAGTGGGGCGGCACCGGCAACCCGGGCTACGACTGCTCCGGCCTGACCCAGGGCGCCTACCGGGCCGCCGGCATGAGCCTGCCGCGCTCGAGCAAGGCCCAGTGGTCCGCTACCGCCCGGGTCTCCCGTGGAGACCTGCGCCCCGGGGACCTCATCTTCTGGAGCAACAACGGCAGCGCGTCGGGGATCTACCACGTCGCCATCTACACGGGCGGGAACATGCGCCTGCACGCCCCCAGCCCGGGCAAGACGGTCGAGGAGGTGCCGATGTACGGCACGCCCCTCGGCTACGGCCGGGTGGCCTGA
- a CDS encoding bifunctional o-acetylhomoserine/o-acetylserine sulfhydrylase: protein MSNESATPDWSFETLQIHAGQTPDAATGARALPIYQTTSFVFEDAAQAAGRFSLAEPGPIYTRITNPTQEAVESRIAALEGGVGGLLVASGQAAETLAILNIAEAGDHVVASPDLYGGTYNLLQNTLPKYGISTTFVEDPDDPESWRAAARENTKLFFGETIANPKSSVLDIAAVAAVAHEVGVPLVVDNTIATPYLIKPLAHGADIVVHSATKYLGGHGTSIAGAIVDGGTFDWSADPARFPAYNTPDPSYHGLVFKDLGAPAFILKARVQLLRDLGPAVSPFNAFLIGQGLETLSLRIERHVANARRVAEFLEGQEQVTRVAYASLPSSPWYEQAQRYAPEGAGAVLAFELAGGYAAGLAFVDALRLHSNVANIGDVRSLVIHPASTTHSQLGPADLAAAGVNPGLVRLAVGIEHIDDILADLELGLAAAASFTAETATATGTGAATATAAGA from the coding sequence ATGAGCAACGAGAGCGCCACCCCCGACTGGTCCTTCGAGACCCTCCAGATCCACGCCGGCCAGACGCCCGACGCCGCCACCGGCGCGCGGGCCCTGCCGATCTACCAGACCACCTCCTTCGTCTTCGAGGACGCCGCCCAGGCGGCCGGCCGGTTCTCCCTCGCCGAGCCCGGGCCGATCTACACCCGCATCACCAACCCCACCCAGGAGGCCGTGGAGAGCAGGATCGCGGCCCTGGAGGGCGGCGTGGGCGGTCTGCTCGTGGCGTCCGGCCAGGCGGCGGAGACCCTGGCCATCCTCAACATCGCCGAGGCGGGCGACCACGTCGTCGCCAGCCCCGACCTCTACGGCGGCACGTACAACCTGCTGCAGAACACCCTGCCCAAGTACGGCATCTCCACCACCTTCGTGGAGGACCCGGACGACCCGGAGTCCTGGCGCGCCGCCGCCCGGGAGAACACCAAGCTCTTCTTCGGCGAGACCATCGCCAACCCCAAGTCCTCGGTCCTGGACATCGCCGCCGTGGCCGCCGTCGCCCACGAGGTGGGGGTCCCGCTCGTCGTGGACAACACCATCGCCACGCCTTACCTGATCAAGCCGCTGGCGCACGGCGCGGACATCGTCGTGCACTCGGCCACCAAGTACCTCGGCGGGCACGGCACGTCCATCGCCGGTGCGATCGTCGACGGCGGCACGTTCGACTGGTCGGCGGACCCGGCCCGGTTCCCCGCCTACAACACCCCCGACCCCAGCTACCACGGCCTGGTCTTCAAGGACCTCGGCGCCCCGGCGTTCATCCTCAAGGCCCGCGTGCAGCTGCTGCGGGACCTGGGGCCCGCGGTCTCCCCGTTCAACGCCTTCCTCATCGGCCAGGGGCTGGAGACGCTCTCCCTGCGGATCGAGCGGCATGTGGCCAACGCCCGGCGGGTCGCGGAGTTCCTGGAGGGCCAGGAGCAGGTCACCCGGGTCGCCTACGCCTCGCTGCCCTCCTCGCCCTGGTACGAGCAGGCCCAGCGGTACGCGCCCGAGGGCGCCGGCGCCGTCCTGGCGTTCGAGCTCGCCGGCGGCTATGCCGCGGGCCTGGCCTTCGTCGACGCGCTGCGGCTGCACTCCAACGTCGCCAACATCGGCGACGTCCGCTCCCTGGTCATCCACCCCGCCTCCACCACGCACTCCCAGCTCGGCCCGGCGGACCTCGCGGCCGCCGGCGTGAACCCGGGGCTGGTGCGACTCGCGGTCGGCATCGAGCACATCGACGACATCCTCGCCGACCTCGAGCTCGGCCTGGCCGCCGCCGCGTCCTTCACCGCGGAGACGGCGACGGCGACCGGCACCGGCGCGGCGACGGCGACCGCGGCGGGGGCCTGA
- a CDS encoding homoserine O-acetyltransferase: MRRAVDPATIPATGAWREGDDPGPRRFADLGPLPLEAGGRLPAVRLAYETWGELNAAGDNAVLVLHALTGDSHVTGHPGEPTGAGWWSQVVGPGRAIDTEKYFVVAPNVLGGCQGSTGPSSPAPDGSPWGSRFPTLTVRDQVAAELELADHLGVGRWALVVGPSMGGHRVLEWAVTAPERVAAIAVVASTAQTSAEQIAWAHTQLAAIELDPRWRGGDYYGAGPGEGPHTGLGLARQIAHTTYRSPAELDARFGRLPQHAEEPLSGGRYAVQSYLDHHAGKLALRFDAGSYVTLTRAMITHDVGRDRGGVEAALAQVRARTLVLAVDSDRLFLPSESERIAAAVPGAGPVAYLRSRFGHDGFLIEHDQVAAHLGRFLRSVAPVLR, encoded by the coding sequence GTGCGCCGCGCCGTCGACCCGGCCACCATCCCGGCCACCGGCGCCTGGCGGGAGGGGGACGACCCCGGGCCCCGGCGCTTCGCCGACCTCGGCCCGCTGCCGCTGGAGGCGGGCGGGCGGCTGCCGGCGGTCCGGCTCGCCTACGAGACCTGGGGCGAGCTCAACGCCGCGGGCGACAACGCCGTCCTGGTCCTGCACGCCCTGACCGGCGACTCCCACGTCACCGGCCACCCCGGCGAGCCGACGGGGGCGGGCTGGTGGTCGCAGGTGGTGGGGCCGGGCCGGGCCATCGACACCGAGAAGTACTTCGTGGTCGCCCCCAACGTCCTCGGCGGTTGCCAGGGCTCGACCGGGCCCTCCTCCCCCGCGCCGGACGGCTCCCCCTGGGGGTCCCGCTTCCCGACGCTGACCGTCCGGGACCAGGTCGCGGCCGAGCTCGAACTCGCCGACCACCTCGGCGTCGGGCGGTGGGCGCTGGTCGTCGGGCCCTCGATGGGCGGGCACCGGGTGCTGGAGTGGGCGGTTACCGCGCCCGAGCGGGTGGCCGCGATCGCCGTCGTCGCCTCCACCGCCCAGACCAGCGCCGAGCAGATCGCCTGGGCGCACACCCAGCTCGCCGCGATCGAGCTGGACCCGCGGTGGCGCGGCGGGGACTACTACGGCGCGGGCCCGGGCGAGGGCCCGCACACCGGGCTGGGCCTGGCCCGCCAGATCGCGCACACCACCTACCGCAGCCCGGCCGAGCTCGACGCCCGGTTCGGCCGGCTGCCGCAGCACGCCGAGGAGCCGCTGAGCGGGGGCCGGTACGCGGTCCAGTCCTACCTGGACCACCACGCCGGCAAGCTCGCGCTGCGGTTCGACGCCGGCAGCTACGTCACGCTCACCCGGGCGATGATCACCCACGACGTCGGCCGGGACCGCGGCGGGGTGGAGGCCGCCCTGGCGCAGGTCCGGGCGCGGACGCTGGTCCTCGCGGTCGACTCCGACCGGCTGTTCCTGCCTTCAGAGTCCGAGCGGATCGCCGCGGCCGTGCCGGGCGCCGGCCCGGTGGCGTACCTGCGGTCCCGGTTCGGCCACGACGGCTTCCTCATCGAGCACGACCAGGTCGCCGCCCACCTGGGCCGGTTCCTGCGCTCGGTGGCCCCGGTCCTGCGCTGA
- a CDS encoding alpha/beta hydrolase, translated as MSKEPDVDRSGPDGSRPEEPRERSRPLRSRPDRSRPDRSGQERSRPARSRPAVAEPPPDPDAAVPEDAVNFPPAPPTDRWAEDVLGSGFQARTLPLHDDDEGEVVATLVRHVPVEDPGALPGTPSTPTFAVLYLHGWNDYFYQRELARQWSALGAAFYAVDLRKYGRSLREHQTRGYVESLSTYDEDIHAALRVVRAAHGVGTDLVLMGHSTGGLTAALWAHRHPGALRALVLNSPWLELQGSALLRTVSSPLVSSLARLQPKAVIPTADPGFYQRTLLGWTDADGPVPTGEEDDPFVTGWGPEPRWRTSPSAPVRSGWLAAVLAGHAQVAAELQISCPVLVLTSGRSLISPRWSAQMRETDTVLDVEQIRRRALHLGPLVTLARFDGAIHDVTLSARPVRERVYSELRRWSRAYVLR; from the coding sequence ATGAGCAAGGAGCCCGACGTCGACCGGTCCGGGCCGGACGGGTCCCGACCCGAGGAGCCCCGGGAACGGTCGCGGCCGCTCCGGTCGCGGCCGGACCGGTCGCGACCGGACCGGTCCGGGCAGGAACGGTCCCGGCCAGCCCGCTCCAGGCCCGCCGTCGCCGAGCCGCCGCCCGACCCGGACGCCGCCGTCCCCGAGGACGCCGTCAACTTCCCGCCCGCCCCGCCGACGGACCGCTGGGCCGAGGACGTCCTCGGCTCCGGGTTCCAGGCCCGGACCCTCCCCCTGCACGACGACGACGAGGGCGAGGTCGTCGCCACGCTGGTCCGGCACGTCCCGGTCGAGGACCCCGGCGCTCTGCCCGGCACGCCCTCGACGCCCACCTTCGCCGTGCTGTACCTGCACGGCTGGAACGACTACTTCTACCAGCGCGAGCTGGCCCGGCAGTGGTCGGCGCTCGGCGCCGCCTTCTACGCCGTGGACCTGCGCAAGTACGGCCGGTCCCTGCGCGAGCACCAGACCCGGGGCTACGTCGAGAGCCTGTCCACCTACGACGAGGACATCCACGCCGCCCTGCGGGTGGTGCGGGCGGCGCACGGCGTGGGCACCGACCTGGTCCTGATGGGCCACTCCACCGGTGGCCTGACCGCGGCGCTGTGGGCGCACCGCCACCCCGGGGCGCTGCGCGCCCTCGTGCTGAACTCCCCCTGGCTGGAGCTGCAGGGCTCGGCGCTGCTGCGCACCGTGTCCAGCCCGCTCGTCTCCTCCCTCGCCCGGCTCCAGCCCAAGGCCGTCATCCCGACGGCGGACCCCGGCTTCTACCAGCGGACCCTGCTGGGCTGGACCGACGCGGACGGGCCGGTGCCGACCGGGGAGGAGGACGACCCGTTCGTCACCGGCTGGGGCCCAGAGCCCCGGTGGCGCACGAGCCCCTCGGCGCCGGTGCGCTCCGGCTGGCTCGCGGCCGTGCTGGCCGGGCACGCGCAGGTCGCGGCCGAGCTGCAGATCTCCTGCCCGGTGCTCGTGCTGACCTCGGGCCGGTCGTTGATCAGCCCGCGGTGGTCGGCCCAGATGCGCGAGACGGACACCGTGCTGGACGTGGAGCAGATCCGCCGGCGGGCGCTGCACCTGGGCCCGCTCGTCACCCTCGCCCGGTTCGACGGCGCGATCCACGACGTCACCCTCTCCGCCCGGCCGGTGCGGGAGCGGGTGTACAGCGAGCTGCGTCGCTGGTCCCGGGCGTACGTGCTGCGCTGA